One genomic region from Harpia harpyja isolate bHarHar1 chromosome 1, bHarHar1 primary haplotype, whole genome shotgun sequence encodes:
- the LOC128138836 gene encoding leukocyte elastase inhibitor-like, giving the protein MENLRNANSRFALDLFRRFNETNPTGNVFFSPVSVSAALAMVLLGAKGNTKAQVLKTLHFDKVQDIHSRFQTLTMDINRCNAPYLLRLASRLFGEKSYSFLPDFLTNTRKLYGADLATVDFLQACDEARKEINQWVEKKTEGKIPNLLSEGSVDNMTKLVLVNAIYFKGNWAEKFKEADTTDMPFRLNKNERKTVKMMYQKKKFRFGYIPEVRIRLLELPYDGGELSMIILLPDDIEDDSTGLEKLEKQLTLEKLQEWTCPEHLYSTDVHVHLPKFKLEESYDLKSDLAAMGLLDIFDSGKADLSGMSGARDLFLSKIVHKTFVEVNEEGTEAAAATAGIAMLCMVMEEDFNADHPFLFFIRHNPTQSILFFGRYASP; this is encoded by the exons ATGGAGAACCTACGTAATGCCAACAGCAGATTTGCACTTGATCTGTTCAGGAGGTTTAATGAGACCAACCCAACGGggaatgttttcttctctcctgttagtgtctctgctgctctggcCATGGTCCTTTTAGGGGCCAAAGGTAATACAAAAGCACAGGTGCTGAag aCACTTCATTTTGACAAAGTTCAAGATATTCATTCAAGATTTCAGACTCTGACTATGGATATAAACAGATGCAATGCTCCCTATCTCTTACGGCTTGCCAGTCGGCTTTTTGGAGAGAAGTCCTACAGCTTTTTGCCG GATTTCCTGACTAATACTCGGAAATTATATGGAGCTGATTTGGCTACAGTTGATTTTCTTCAGGCTTGTGATGAAGCCAGGAAGGAAATTAACCAGTGGGTAGAGAAGAAAACTGAAG GCAAAATCCCTAATCTGCTGTCTGAAGGCTCAGTTGATAACATGACCAAGCTTGTACTGGTGAACGCTATTTATTTCAAAGGCAACTGGGCAGAGAAATTTAAAGAAGCCGACACTACTGACATGCCGTTTCGGTTAAATAAG AATGAAAGAAAGACAGTGAAAATGatgtatcagaaaaagaaatttcgTTTTGGTTACATCCCTGAAGTGAGGATCCGGCTTTTAGAGCTGCCTTATGATGGAGGAGAACTTAGTATGATCATCCTGTTACCTGATGACATTGAAGATGACTCCACTGGACTGGAGAAG CTGGAAAAGCAGCTTACCTTAGAGAAGCTCCAGGAATGGACATGTCCAGAGCATCTATATTCCACTGATGTTCATGTGCATTTGCCAAAGTTTAAGCTAGAAGAAAGCTATGACCTTAAATCAGATTTAGCCGCTATGGGCTTGTTGGATATATTTGACAGTGGCAAGGCTGACTTGTCAGGAATGTCAGGGGCACGTGACCTCTTTCTCTCTAAAATTGTCCACAAGACTTTTGTAGAAGTGAATGAGGAAGGCACGGAAgctgcagctgccactgctggCATTGCTATGCTTTGCATGGTTATGGAAGAGGATTTCAATGCTGaccatccttttcttttctttattcgcCACAACCCAACGCAAAGCATTCTTTTCTTTGGCAGATATGCTTCTCCATAA